CAACCACAATTTATTAAAGGCAAGATATgggaataaaaaatatctaataaaaacaatttttaaaataatgaaaaaatttaataatttaaaaaaattatttcattttatatagATAGTTTCAGGTAATTTATAGGTagagtgttttttttattagtctCTTTAATTTCggattttttaagaaataaaataaaaaaatttatatttctccaAACATCATCTTCGAACTTTAATTCCTCAAATACCATTTTTTTGTTAGAACTTTAGAATAAGTTCACTCCATCTCGGTGAACTccctttcaaatattttaaactcacgtttttaatctattttaactCATTATCATTGTCTCCAAATAGTATATAGATCTACAAATTGTACATAGGAGTACACAAAAATACAGACAACAAGCATGACTTcttcaagaatttttttaattataaattaaaaataataagccATATTTAACAATAGCAACCAATATCATCAtctccaaaaatataaaaatacaccgAAATAATTCATATTTAAcaaagattttttaattataagtcgtattttattttatattcgaTGTAAAATTAACCCACAAATAACTACTCAATTACTTTGAttattgtcttttttttaagagttaatttatataagaaaaaaattaacagacccctcgaatatttttttattttggttttttgaGTTAACCAATTCAACAATCTCAaaagtatataataatttatatagaataaactttttttaataattaaaataacttaattatttacattaaaatataactattatataatatatcactcaactattattaaaatatattaagagATAACATATTTAACTACTCAACTAAAGTTTCTGTGGTcacaaaaatcaaatataaaccACCTGTaccatattaaataataaattataggtTCAAAAACTGCAAGTCCGGCTAAAGATTAGTACAAATAAAAGGTCCAATACGATgcacagaaaaaaaaatcaaaacaagtaTTTTATGTTTTGGCATAACAATATTGCACATTTACAAGATAAACTTCAACTGttgtaaaagtaaaatttttatataaaacttACATATTTTTGGAACGTTAATAAAGCAATCTAAATTTTGCcaattcatcaagatcattgACACGCATCAGCTATGTGAAGGAGATCACAAAGTAAAAAGTTCAAGATGCATCATTCTCCTCATTTTAACAGGTGTAGACTATAATTCATcggctaatttttttggatattaaATTAGAAGAgtgtaatatattaatattacattaatttgatataatacataaatataaaaatttttaatgtcataaaaaattatgatttatgatttaaaaaaataaaaaaaaattataaaaatgagattaacaattttaagtaagacaatttttttttcaaaatttttacaatcataaaattgttatttttattttttaagttgatTCTAACCATTAATTATTGATCCaaagttttttaattattattctttttcactcaaatcgTTGGTAATGATTTTAAACAAATCGATACTAACAATTTCTTTAAAACCAATTATAAATTCCATAATTAAGCATTACACATCCAAAACTTCATTTATATGTATTACACAATTGTAAAGAACATATCAAAAATAATTAGCGATCATCTgttgttttatatatttaatgttaaagaagtgaattatattttaaactaaaaagaatattatagtagtggatttttatttttggtatagGAAGTGGACCACTTTAAACATGTTATTGTTATGTGCATAAAACCAAAGCGGCATACAAATCAAAAGAGGAAGTACAAATATGGTTTGTTGGCGTGTGTTGACAGAGACATCTGTTTTGTCACCTATACCAAGTACCTTACCTGTATTATCCGAGTAAGAGAGGGGGgaatattattttctatttattagtttaattattgcATTAGAAACATAGGGGAAAAAATTACTATGTTATGAGATTTTCttatagtataaaataattttatatatctttattttttaaaatattaaaaaattacaattttatattttaagattaaaacttagttctaattattgttgtcatgaaaccactcatcccaaaagcttgACATAAAACTCTGATACCATGTCatgaaaccactcatcccaaaaacttaAGCTGATAGGAGAAGGTAAcattaatggttatatctctaacaatTGTTAACTATCAAACACAATAGATGAAGTAAATGTAGATATATATCAATAATGTGTATAAGATAATATAATCATAAGACATGAAATAGTAAACTCttttattaataacataatTGATACAACAGTATAGCAAAGGTACATATATaaagtataaacaaaataaaaagaaaaagaaaccacCAAATTCGCACAATAATGATTATTGATTCAACAAGGattgaacaaaaaaaagagtaaacaaTTATTATTCTTCCATGAATTTATTGAGAGCGTGGTGATAGATGGAGCAATATACACATGCATAGATTTAAGTAACTGGTTGGAATTAAGGGCACTTGCGCTTGCCACCGTGGGTGGTCAAGCTAGCATAGCAAGGGCACACTTCCTGATTGCCGGCGGTGCCCGGCGGCACGCAATTGCAGCGCTGGCAGCAAGTTCCACAGGATCTGCGGCAGAGATTTGGACGAGATGATAACCGGCACCTTGCAGCACATGCTCCGCTACAGTCTGTAACTAATCCAAATCAATTACAccatatatatgtgtgtgtaaaATTGTATAtgtttagttttaatttgtttgtataCCTATCTGCTGAAGAGAACCCTGCGTTTGTTGGTATGCCTGCAGTTCCAGAATAAACAAGTGCATGAATTAGTTAAACCATAAATTAAAGAAGTAGATAGAGGAATGTTGAAACCAATTAAGACCTGGTGATCGGCATGAACAAGTTGAATGATGAGAAGAGAAGCAAGAAGGGAAGCAAGTAGAAGCTTAGAGAGagccatttttatttttatctatctaTTTGAAGATGTATGTGTTGAATGAGAAGCAGAGGATCGGAGTTGGTATTTATAGTTGATGAGGCAGGGACTCTAGCTATGAAGTTGTTAGCATCATGATgagtatatattaattaattattgtatgGGAATATATGTATTTGTAGATATAAACATACAACAAGTGGGGACATCAATTTTTGTGATGTGATACATACGCGCAAATAGAGACCTCAATTTTGATacaaagtttggtgtcttagTTACCCCTCCACCAAATATATCATAATAATTCGAAGAAAACTTTTAACGCAGAGGAGCATTAGAAGCATCTGGAGGCAGAGGTAATCAAAAGTGCAGCTTGCTTGGTTGGTTAAGGAGGATCCAAGTGCCTTTCATGCTCATAGATAAGCAAAGCACATAGACaagccttttttctttttattaatctCTTAAACAAGCCTCCTTCCCAGCCCCACGTGTCTTATCTCTATTTGCCTAACCCAAACTCACGTATTATTAAGTTGAAAAAGTATAGAAGAATAAGGCTTTTTtctaaaaaacataaataatagattttaaaaaaagttaattttaattttaatatattttgcaTGCTCTACAATTATAATATGTTTGTATGACTCACTttataattaagaattaatttatttattaaagcacttttatttaacaataattaattaattattttttcacacttttttgattatatatatatataagttggcataaattgaatattaaaatatcagCATTTTGTGATTAAACTTACATGCTAGTAAtcattttttgtatattttatttaactatggGGTCTGAGACAATAATTATAGTCCTTTTTTCACTTGGAGAATAATCCTTAATATATCGAGTAGAAAATAATGAGTCAATTGTGGATAACTTCGAGAATAGTAGTATTTGATTACTGAAACAACACACAGTTGGGCGTGAAACAAACAAACATTTATGGCAATCAAAGACTAAAGAGGTTGCTTTACGTGTATGACATTTGACCGTGTTATATGAGGAGCTATTATCTTGGCTTTTACTGGCGCGGGTCATGAGAGAGATTATCATGCATTATTATGCTATATATATCCCATGCCTATCTAAGCCATCGCCACCTACTACACTATTACCATATCATACATACATATCTAGGGAGggtcatattattattattattaggtctAAGGGTGAAAAAATAGCTATAGCCTTATATTCTTTTTTGTACATTTATAATAATGAAGTTAGAGTATGACTTAATTATTAAATACCGAGttgactatatatatatgtatacatatGTGGAACCAaatagaaatcaaatcaaatacgACAATATCTAAAGTGTTGCATTTatagtattatttgatttgagaaTCTGAGTTGCATTATTGATGAGgagggaaattaaagagagtGAATGCATGAATGTGAGGTTACAGAAGCCAAATATTTAGCAAAGTGGCTTGCCGCCAAGTTTGGCTTTGGAGAGATGGTGATATATGGAATTGGATGCAATATAAGGATGTGGAATAATAGGATGAACTATGTAACAAGTATTATTAGCCTACCTTTGACAGCTGTATGCAGTTGCCACCACCCCCCAGCTGTGATATGCTAATAAAATGCTAatcactaataatacaaaaaacgTTCCGCCTTTCTTTTCTATCTTATATCAAACTAGCTCATAATTTTGTGGTGTTTCTTATTACCGGATAATAGTGCAATAATGTAGCATTGTTAACTCTTAttctaataataactaatatgaAATGGATTGAAATTATCATATGTATGCACCTCACAATATTCATcacaaattattttctataCATCTTTTATGGCTAGCAGTTTTATAATTATGAagaataaacaaattaaatatctcTGTTTGGATATATAAAattgttcatttatttttaaccaaaagTTTATGCTTTATCCTCTTAAAAAATTCCAAATATAGCTTTAGCTTGGGTTTTTATGCTAACAAACTCTTCTTTAGTTAGTGGAATGTTTGGTATATTAGATAGATTAATTATTTCTTGTTGAGAGAATTATATCTCATAAAAGAGTTTTATATAGACATTTAACACATCACTGAAAGATATTTAatatattcattaatttatttaaataagtgttagaagtttgaatttcagtttatatatataataatctattaTCTTTAAATCTAGAAcgaattaatttttgaactcctaaacaaataaaaaatcaaaaaattatataaaactaTTTATACTTATAATGAATCAACATTAAACTCATtatttggcaaaaaaaaaacttaaataaacaAATCAAGAGTGAACTAGATTACCATATGCATGtcatgtaattattttttatttttaaatctgaTGGTGTTAATCATGATAAAggaaaaaataacatatttaaaattttatttatttaaatattaaaaattaaaggatAATTAAGATGATGAATTAGTTCTAATAATGATGACTCTTTTGTTAATTTATCGAAAATGCACGAGGATTATATTGCGTTTCTCAATTAGAGTATATATTTCACATTAATGAGAAAGAATGATTgcttgtgtgtgtgtgtgtgtgtgtgtgtggaaAGCCATTTGAATAAGGGAAAGGCGGCTATGGGAATTCGAAAAGCAATGAAAGCTTAGCTTGTGCATTGGAAAGGCAATTCCAGTTCACAATTCCTCATTCGAGGTGCGGGGCAATTTAtacaatcataattaatttaatattataaccAATCATTAGGGGAATTAAAGTCATATGACCTTCTAGATTTTACCAACAACTAGTTGTAACGTGGTTAATTATCTACACGAATGAAATGAAGTtttaaaaagaaacaaattatTGTGGTTAACTATTGAGTATTGACACGGATGAAGTACACACCACCTTTTTGTGAGAGAACTTGTAGTTCCTGAATCCTGCTGTTGTGTGTGCTGTGTTTGATTGCtctctattatatatatgtttaatgTTTGTTTTCGATGAGACATAAATTTTAGAAGGACACACTACCGTGACACAAAATATGTGTATTTAATATCTTGCTATAAAGTTAGGATGCAACAATACACTGATGTAAATGTATACTACTATTGATTTTATCTTCTATTTATTTGTTGCATATATTAGCTAGGTTggaatcaagaaaatatatgagGTGTCAACTAATTTGATTAACTTGCAGTTTATATATATGGATTAATTAAAAGTTTGTTGAAGGTACATATATATACGAAATTGGTGATCTATAATGGTTAAAGTCCTAGATACATATCTATATATGTGGGTGTGAGAAAGGTACATGAACCCcctaataaatgaaaaaaatcgaTTATATGAAAGTTGTGTCTAGCTACATCCTGAATAGTGTTGATTGATGTTGAATCCATgaaagatttaattaatttacacGACTCCTGAAGGAAGGCGAAGAACAAGTTGTCCACCAAAAAGGCTGCATAGAAAATAGCTagtaatatgaatatggaaaagAAGTAGTGAAAGATGAGGaataatgaatgaatgaatgaatgaataaacCTCTTGACATAATAGTAGCAAAAATCAGCGAGGATGAAAGTCTGAATAATTTCGGATAGGAGAACCATAGAAGGCCACAATCCATATCCTAGAGCTGTTAGAAGACGGCCTCTGGTATCTATAACCTGTAGAACCCAATGTGCACAACTCAAGAACCTTGCTATTCCAAGGGCAAATACATAGTGTGCCGTGAATGGTTCAACAAtctgaaataaattaaacatgatAGATGATGAGTGATATGAATATATAGAATGTGTGAAGGAGATAGAGAAGCAGCATGCACCTTAGTGTTCTGCATGACCCTTAACTGAGGAAGAACAGAAACAGCTTCAAGATAAACACAAAAGGCCCAAAGAATCCTATTAACAATGTGATGTGTTGTTGCTGGATGAATGAGGAAGGAAAGGGCAGCACAGGGTATTATTACATAATGAATTGCAAAGTTGTCCTTATCATCCATGTAAGTGGAATTTAGTGTGATGCGCATCATATAAATAACCCAAAGGGTTGTTCCTAATGTTGCTAAATCCAGTAATGTATGGATATCATATTCCATCACAAAACTGCAATACAGTCTAACTCCTAGAAACATTGCTGTTAGTTCCTGACATTTTAGAGAAAGTCCTGCACCCAACACgtcaaaatccaaaatcaaatctaacgATATTAATCAATTCATTTGCATTCTTCAATTAAAACTAATTAACATCATATACCAACCGGCACAAGAATTTTCTTTGGTCAGCTTGTAAATGAGTAAGGAGATTCCTAATGCATGAACGGCTTCGGCAGCCACAAAGAGATTGTCATGATTGTGAACCACCATGCGGAGGAACATTAAGGCCATCACACCGCAAGCCACGCCCAGAAAAGCCTTCATTTGTGGCGGTTGCCGCCGAAACCATGTGGATGCGGTGTGGATCGGTCTCTTTGTCGCCTTCATGATCTTATTCTCTTGCCTTTGAttaatttcttcttctattctattCTATGTTTTCTGTAATTacttttctttctctatctCAATTAAGAAGCCTTGTATGGTAATTAACACgatttacaaaaattaattaagtgggGTTTCAAGTGCATGCATGGCGGGACACGTGCTCTTGGATTGGATTTCATTAGTTCCTTGCTCAACTAATTTTGCACCATTCTTCATGTTTTAGGTTACGTAAAATTTGCACTTGACAGGTTTCTAATTTAATAGGTTGGGTTATACAAACACTAGGTATCTTTTAAAAGGGATCCTTTAATCAGTTTTTTAtcgtaataatttaaaaaaattaaaataaatacatttaaataaatttagtgtcttcttaaaattaaatacacatccaaaatataaattaaataaaactaaaatttaaaatttaaaatttaaaatttctgtttcaattttagcatttttaattattaacagaTTATCATTAAATacatattcaaaaattaaattcagtaaaattgaaaattttaattttaaaattcaaaaaatgaattttaagggTTTTAATTATTAACCCACACATCTAAAGTTCCTAAAAGAGATCATATTTTAAACTAATATGTTAGATATACTTTTATTGAATAAGATCTAAAAAAATtagcttaattatttattttaataatttgaaaaatattaataaaaaaagaaatattatatgt
This portion of the Arachis duranensis cultivar V14167 chromosome 6, aradu.V14167.gnm2.J7QH, whole genome shotgun sequence genome encodes:
- the LOC107493250 gene encoding gibberellin-regulated protein 1, with the protein product MALSKLLLASLLASLLIIQLVHADHQAYQQTQGSLQQIDCSGACAARCRLSSRPNLCRRSCGTCCQRCNCVPPGTAGNQEVCPCYASLTTHGGKRKCP
- the LOC107493209 gene encoding uncharacterized protein LOC107493209; its protein translation is MKATKRPIHTASTWFRRQPPQMKAFLGVACGVMALMFLRMVVHNHDNLFVAAEAVHALGISLLIYKLTKENSCAGLSLKCQELTAMFLGVRLYCSFVMEYDIHTLLDLATLGTTLWVIYMMRITLNSTYMDDKDNFAIHYVIIPCAALSFLIHPATTHHIVNRILWAFCVYLEAVSVLPQLRVMQNTKIVEPFTAHYVFALGIARFLSCAHWVLQVIDTRGRLLTALGYGLWPSMVLLSEIIQTFILADFCYYYVKSLFGGQLVLRLPSGVV